Proteins encoded by one window of Canis lupus dingo isolate Sandy chromosome 10, ASM325472v2, whole genome shotgun sequence:
- the ARSA gene encoding arylsulfatase A translates to MGPLWALALASAVGLAAAGPPNIVLIFADDLGYGDLGCYGHPSSATPNLDQLAAGGLRFTDFYVPTSLCTPSRAALLTGRLPVRMGLYPGVLEPGSRGGLPLEEVTLAEVLAARGYLTGIAGKWHLGVGPDGAFLPPHQGFHRFLGIPYSHDQGPCQNLTCFPPSTPCDGSCDQGLVPIPLLANLSVEAQPPWLPGLEARYVAFARDLMADAQRQGLPFFLYYASHHTHYPQFGGQSFSGHSGRGPFGDSLMELDAAVGALMTAVGDLGLLGETLVIFTADNGPETMRMSHGGCSGLLRCGKGTTFDGGVREPALAFWPGHIAPGVTHELASSLDLLPTLASLTGAPLPNVTLDGVDLSPLLLGTGRSPRQSLFFYSAYPDEVHGVFAVRSGKYKAHFFTQGSPHSDTTPDPACHASSPLTAHEPPLLFDLSEDPGENYNLLGGMAEVAPEALQALKQLQLLKAQFDATVTFSPSQMARGEDPALQICCQPGCTPRPSCCHCPEPQA, encoded by the exons ATGGGGCCGCTGTGGGCCCTCGCCCTGGCCTCGGCCGTCGGCCTGGCCGCCGCTGGGCCGCCCAACATCGTGCTGATCTTCGCCGATGACCTGGGCTACGGGGACCTGGGCTGCTACGGGCACCCCAGCTCCGCCACGCCCAACCTGGACCAGCTGGCCGCCGGGGGGCTGCGCTTCACCGACTTCTACGTGCCCACGTCCCTGTGCACGCCCTCCCG GGCCGCGCTCCTGACCGGGCGGCTGCCGGTGCGGATGGGCCTGTACCCCGGCGTCCTGGAGCCCGGCTCCCGCGGGGGCCTGcccctggaggaggtgacccTGGCCGAGGTCCTGGCTGCCCGCGGCTACCTGACGGGGATCGCCGGCAAGTGGCACCTTGGGGTGGGGCCCGACGGGGccttcctgcccccccaccaGGGCTTCCACCGGTTCCTGGGCATCCCGTACTCGCACGACCAG GGCCCTTGCCAGAACCTGACCTGCTTTCCGCCGTCCACCCCCTGTGATGGCAGCTGCGACCAGGGCCTGGTCCCCATCCCGCTGCTGGCCAACCTGTCCGTGGAGGCTCAGCCCCCCTGGCTGCCTGGACTCGAGGCCCGCTACGTGGCTTTCGCCCGTGACCTCATGGCTGATGCCCAGCGCCAGGGCCTCCCGTTTTTCCTGTACTACGCCTCCCAC CACACCCACTACCCCCAGTTCGGGGGGCAGAGCTTCTCCGGGCACTCAGGCCGAGGGCCGTTTGGGGACTCCCTGATGGAGCTGGATGCAGCTGTGGGGGCCCTGATGACAGCTGTGGGGGACCTGGGGCTGCTCGGAGAGACGCTGGTCATCTTCACTGCAGACAACGG GCCCGAGACGATGAGGATGTCCCATGGTGGCTGCTCTGGCCTTCTTCGTTGTGGAAAGGGAACCACCTTTGATGGGGGTGTCCGTGAGCCTGCCTTGGCCTTCTGGCCAGGCCACATTGCTCCTG GTGTGACCCATGAGCTCGCCAGCTCCCTGGACCTGCTGCCCACGCTGGCGTCTCTGACCGGGGCCCCGCTGCCCAACGTCACCTTGGATGGTGTTGATCTCAGCCCCCTGCTGCTGGGCACAGGCAGG AGCCCCCGGCAGTCTCTCTTCTTCTATTCGGCCTATCCAGACGAGGTCCACGGGGTCTTTGCTGTGCGCAGTGGGAAGTACAAAGCTCACTTCTTCACCCAGG gctcTCCCCACAGTGACACCACACCGGACCCTGCCTGCCACGCCTCCAGCCCTCTGACTGCCCATGAGCCCCCACTGCTCTTTGACTTGTCCGAGGACCCTGGTGAGAACTACAACCTCCTGGGAGGAATGGCTGAGGTCGCCCCAGAGGCACTGCAGGCGCTGAAGCAACTTCAGCTGCTCAAGGCCCAGTTTGATGCCACCGTGACCTTCAGCCCCAGCCAGATGGCCCGAGGCGAGGATCCTGCCCTGCAGATCTGCTGTCAGCCTGGCTGTACCCCCCGGCCATCCTGCTGCCActgccctgagccccaggcctgA
- the MAPK8IP2 gene encoding C-Jun-amino-terminal kinase-interacting protein 2, with protein sequence MADRAEMFSLSTFHSLSPPGCRPPQDISLEEFDDEDLSEITDDCGLGLSYDSDHCEKDSLSLGRSEQPHPICSFQDDFQEFEMIDDNEEEEEEEEEEEEEEEEEDEEEGVREGKEGGGPGSEAPAPEALIPSPSLEEPHKNRPTTLHLTTLGAQDSLNNNGGFAPAPPASWQETALCSPPQEPLREPPASLQPTDASPCGAQSPMHPGCDCEGNRRADAPVPCGASPSSDPGIEADLGSRSSGGRGGRRSSQELSSPGSDSEDAVGARLGRMISSISETELELSSDGGSSSSGRSSHLTNSIEEASSPASEPEPEPEPEPEPPRRPAFLPVGPDDTNSEYESGSESEPDLSEDADSPWLLSNLVSRMISEGSSPIRCPGQCLSPASRPPGEPVSPAGGAGGAGCVGGPGVELLDMETLCAPPPPEPPAPRPGPAQPGPCLFLSNPTRDTITPLWAAAGRGTRPGRACSAACSEEDEEDEEDEAAAQAKAGRPGGRPRGPTATLDASLVYDAVKYTLVVDEHTQLELVSLRRCAGLGDDSSEDSGEASEEDTAATLLGDQGPEDASPDSPDLTFSKKFLNVFVNSTSRSSSTESFGLFSCLVNGEEKEQTHRAVFRFIPRHPDELELDVDDPVLVEAEEDDFWFRGFNMRTGERGVFPAFYAHAVPGPAKDLLGSKRSPCWVERFDVQFLGSVEVPCHQGNGILCAAMQKIATARKLTVHLRPPASCDLEISLRGVKLSLSGGPEVQHCSHFFQMKNISFCGCHPRNSCYFGFITKHPLLSRFACHVFVSQESMRPVAQSVGRAFLEYYQEHLEYACPTEDIYLE encoded by the exons ATGGCGGATCGGGCGGAGATGTTTTCTCTTTCCACCTTTCATTCGCTGTCGCCGCCAGGCTGCAG gcctccccaggacaTAAGCCTGGAAGAATTCGATGATGAGGACCTGTCTGAGATCACCGATGACTGTGGCCTGGGCCTCAGCTATGACTCGGACCACTGCGAGAAG GACAGTCTCTCCCTGGGACGTTCGGAGCAGCCTCACCCCATCTGCTCCTTCCAGGATGACTTCCAGGAGTTTGAGATGATCGATGAcaatgaagaggaggaagaggaagaagaggaggaggaagaggaggaagaggaggaggatgaggaggaaggagtcagagagggcaaggagggaggaggcccTGGCTCGGAGGCCCCTGCCCCAGAGGCCCtgatcccctccccctccctggagGAACCCCACAAGAACCGACCCACCACGCTCCACCTGACGACGCTGGGAGCCCAG GACTCCCTGAACAACAACGGAGGCTTTGCCCCTGCGCCTCCAGCTTCCTGGCAGGAGACCGCGCTGTGCTCGcctccccaggagcccctgagaG AGCCCCCCGCCTCCCTGCAGCCCACGGACGCGAGCCCCTGTGGGGCGCAGTCGCCCATGCACCCAGGCTGCGACTGCGAAGGGAACCGGCGGGCGGATGCCCCCGTGCCCTGTGGGGCCTCGCCATCCTCCGACCCGGGCATCGAGGCCGACCTGGGCAGCCGCTCgagcgggggccgcgggggccggcgCAGCAGCCAGGAGCTGTCGTCGCCGGGCTCCGACTCGGAGGACGCAGTGGGCGCCCGCCTGGGGCGCATGATCTCGTCCATCTCGGAGACGGAGCTGGAGCTGAGTAGCgacggcggcagcagcagcagtggccgCTCCTCGCACCTCACCAACTCCATCGAGGAGGCCTCGTCGCCCGCCTCCGaacccgagcccgagcccgagcccgagcccgagcccccgcgccgccccgccttCCTGCCCGTGGGCCCCGACGACACCAACAGCGAGTATGAGTCGGGCTCCGAGTCGGAGCCGGACCTCAGCGAGGACGCAGACTCGCCCTGGCTGCTCAGCAACCTCGTGAGCCGCATGATCTCTGAGGGCTCCTCGCCTATCCGCTGCCCCGGCCAGTGCCTGTCCCCCGCCTCGCGTCCCCCCGGGGAGCCCGTGTCGCCGGCCGGCGGGGCGGGAGGCGCGGGGTGCGTGGGGGGCCCGGGCGTGGAGCTGCTGGACATGGAGACGCTgtgcgccccgccgccgccggagccccccgccccgcggcccggccccgcgcagCCTGGGCCCTGCCTCTTCCTCAGCAACCCCACGCGTGACACCATCACGCCGCTGTGGGCCGCTGCGGGCCGCGGCACCCGCCCAGGCCGCGCCTGCTCGGCCGCCTGCTcggaggaggatgaagaggatgaggaggacgAGGCTGCCGCCCAGGCCAAGGCCGGGCGCCCCGGGGGCAGACCCCGGGGCCCCACGGCAACGCTGGACGCCTCGCTGGTGTACGACGCGGTCAAGTACACACTGGTGGTGGACGAGCACACGCAGCTGGAGCTGGTGAGCCTGCGGCGCTGCGCGGGCCTGGGGGACGACAGCTCGGAGGACAGCGGCGAGGCCAGCGAGGAGGACACGGCTGCCACCTTGCTGGGAGACCAGGGCCCCGAGGATGCCTCCCCAGACAGCCCCGACCTTACCTTCTCCAAGAAGTTCCTCAACGTCTTTGTCAACAGCACATCTCGTTCCTCCA GCACCGAATCCTTTGgcctcttctcctgcttggtCAACGGGGAGGAGAAGGAACAAACCCATCGGGCTGTCTTCAG GTTCATCCCTCGCCATCCCGATGAGCTGGAGCTGGACGTGGACGACCCCGTGCTGGTGGAGGCCGAGGAGGATGACTTCTGGTTCCGTGGCTTCAACATGCGCACGGGGGAGCGTGGGGTCTTCCCTGCCTTCTACGCCCATGCAGTGCCCGGCCCTGCCAAGGACCTGCTGG GGAGCAAGAGGAGTCCCTGCTGGGTGGAGCGCTTTGACGTGCAGTTCCTGGGCTCTGTAGAGGTGCCCTGCCACCAGGGCAATGGCATCCTGTGTGCAGCCATGCAGAAG ATTGCTACTGCCCGGAAGCTGACCGTCCACCTGCGTCCTCCTGCCTCCTGTGACCTTGAGATTTCCCTTCGGGGGGTCAAGCTGAGTCTAAGTGGAGGACCTGAG GTCCAGCACTGCAGTCACTTCTTCCAGATGAAGAACATTTCCTTCTGTGGCTGCCATCCCCGCAACAGCTG CTATTTTGGCTTCATCACCAAACACCCTCTGCTGAGCCGCTTTGCCTGCCACGTCTTTGTCTCCCAGGAGTCCATGCGGCCCGTGGCCCAGAGTGTGGG CCGCGCCTTCCTAGAGTACTACCAGGAGCACCTGGAATACGCCTGCCCCACAGAGGACATCTACCTGGAGTAG